One Pieris napi chromosome 13, ilPieNapi1.2, whole genome shotgun sequence genomic window carries:
- the LOC125055438 gene encoding transcription initiation factor TFIID subunit 7: protein MNRDKREPEYPVELESQFILRLPEEPAKILRDVLKSGENLKNRLTIQVDNDVRSGEVRFDHWLMHAKILDLPTIIESMKTIDNKSFYKTADICQIMICKEEGDAFEEESPSKTKKKDPYKVDKKFLYPHGVTPPTKNVRKRRFRKTLKKKYVEAPEIEKEVKRLLRADNEAVGVTWEIIKEDDDHPKHETAPKPKERKKAAVKKEPNPKQEPSNVVDIFGGAVSDSDPEEDTMNMELERMSPYSHMSDNTMLSMDQKSFTTDFKPQTSKQSEPAQMEYFEEDSRDRDNMTIRIEQLKAELDELKQRRQRTQNEIAGMENQALRQRFQETLHTLNQDIMYKEMEYQGLITLQTSEDI from the coding sequence ATGAATAGAGACAAAAGAGAACCTGAATATCCAGTTGAATTAGAATCgcaatttattttacgtttacCCGAAGAACCAGCGAAAATACTTCGAGACGTTCTTAAGTCTGgagaaaatcttaaaaatcgTCTAACCATACAAGTTGATAATGATGTCAGAAGCGGCGAGGTAAGGTTTGATCATTGGCTTATGCACGCTAAAATTCTTGATTTACCCACTATCATAGAATCGATGAAAACCATTGACAATAAAAGCTTTTACAAAACAGCAGATATATGTCAAATTATGATCTGTAAAGAAGAAGGAGACGCCTTTGAAGAAGAGTCTCCATCGAAAACTAAGAAGAAAGATCCTTATAAAGTTGACAAAAAATTTTTGTATCCTCATGGTGTAACTCCACCTACCAAAAACGTTAGAAAACGGCGTTTTAGAAAAACTTTGAAAAAGAAGTATGTAGAAGCACCAGAAATAGAAAAAGAGGTAAAGCGTTTGCTCCGGGCAGACAATGAAGCTGTAGGTGTTACATGGGAAATTATTAAGGAGGATGACGATCATCCAAAACATGAGACAGCTCCTAAACCCAAAGAACGTAAAAAAGCAGCTGTCAAAAAGGAACCTAATCCTAAACAGGAGCCATCAAATGTTGTGGACATCTTTGGTGGTGCTGTAAGTGATAGTGATCCAGAGGAAGACACTATGAATATGGAACTAGAAAGAATGTCTCCATATAGCCATATGTCAGATAATACAATGCTCAGTATGGATCAAAAGTCATTTACAACAGATTTTAAACCACAAACATCAAAACAAAGTGAGCCAGCTCAAATGGAGTACTTTGAGGAAGACTCTCGTGATCGGGATAACATGACTATTAGAATTGAACAGCTTAAAGCTGAGTTAGATGAACTTAAACAAAGAAGACAGAGAACACAGAATGAAATAGCTGGAATGGAAAACCAGGCTCTTAGACAACGGTTCCAAGAAACACTTCATACACTCAATCAAGACATAATGTATAAAGAAATGGAATACCAGGGACTAATAACTTTGCAGACATCTGAggatatttaa